Proteins from one bacterium genomic window:
- the uvrA gene encoding excinuclease ABC subunit UvrA, translating into MAEKEYLVVKGAREHNLKNIDVEIPRNKLVVITGLSGSGKSSLAFDTIYAEGQRRYVESLSAYARQFLGLMEKPDLDYIEGLSPAISIEQKSSSRNPRSTVGTVTEIYDYLRLLFARIGVPHCYNCGKVIERQTVQQMVDAILALPAGTKFQVLAPVVRGRKGEYREIFDTARREGYVRVRVDGEVKDLAGEIKLDKNKKHNIEIVVDRLLNESGIKTRLTDSLETALHLANGLVLIEVMNQREILFSEHFACAECGISVEELAPRLFSFNAPHGACPTCNGLGTTMEVDPDMVVTNPSLSIRDGALEVWGDNQEGWYWEQLKAVSRAYDFSLDTAWGQLKKAQQRVVLYGSGDRELKFSYASGNGRMQAQFTGKFEGIIPNLQRRYVQTDSQYIRTWIEGFMNKKPCAACNGARLRPEALAVKIRQHNIFAVTRMTVRAANEFFNRLELSAREQKIAHQILKEVRERLGFLVNVGLDYLTLHRDAGSLSGGEAQRIRLATQIGSQLVGVLYILDEPSIGLHQRDNRKLIDTLVRLRNLGNTVIVVEHDHETIESADWVIDLGPGAGKEGGRVVAAGPPAAIAQDTRSLTGDYLSGRKYIAVPLQRRPGNGAFLELTGAQGNNLKNVEVEFPLGLLTCVTGVSGSGKSTLINETLYRVLARELNQAKQQPLPFRGIRGLQHLDKVIDIDQSPIGRTPRSNPATYTGLFTEIRDLFTQTQEAKIRGYKPGRFSFNVKGGRCENCEGDGIIKIEMHFLPDVYVTCEACKGKRYNRETLEIKYKGKSIAEVLDMTVEEALDFFQHIPTLKRRLQTLHDVGLGYIHLGQQATTLSGGEAQRVKLATELSRVATGRTIYILDEPTTGLHFEDVKMLLNVLNRLVDMGNSVIVIEHNLDVIKTADYLIDLGPEGGDNGGRVVATGTPEQVAQVADSYTGAFLGKILREGRREARTVSAGPAPANGRRAYVRTGSAEEVGWKKSRRSRVQVAFAEDDEDETSETPRKKNGMPARKPRRTTRSRE; encoded by the coding sequence ATGGCTGAAAAAGAGTACCTTGTCGTCAAGGGAGCGCGGGAGCACAACCTCAAAAACATCGACGTTGAAATTCCCCGCAACAAACTGGTGGTGATCACCGGACTGTCCGGTTCGGGGAAATCCTCGCTCGCTTTTGATACCATCTATGCCGAGGGCCAGCGCCGCTACGTCGAATCGCTCTCGGCCTACGCCCGCCAATTCCTGGGCTTGATGGAAAAGCCCGACCTCGATTACATCGAAGGCCTGTCGCCCGCCATCTCCATCGAACAAAAGAGCAGCAGCCGCAATCCGCGCTCGACGGTGGGTACGGTCACCGAAATCTATGACTATCTGCGCCTTCTGTTCGCGCGCATCGGCGTGCCGCATTGCTACAATTGCGGCAAGGTCATCGAGCGCCAGACGGTGCAGCAAATGGTCGACGCCATTTTGGCGCTGCCGGCCGGCACCAAGTTTCAGGTGCTGGCGCCGGTGGTGCGCGGCCGCAAAGGCGAATACCGCGAAATCTTCGACACTGCCCGGCGCGAAGGCTACGTGCGCGTGCGCGTCGACGGCGAAGTGAAAGATCTGGCCGGCGAGATCAAGCTCGACAAGAACAAGAAGCACAACATCGAAATCGTCGTGGACCGGCTGCTCAACGAGTCCGGCATCAAGACGCGGCTGACGGATTCGCTGGAGACGGCGTTGCATCTCGCCAACGGGCTGGTGTTGATCGAGGTGATGAACCAGCGCGAGATTCTGTTCTCCGAGCATTTTGCCTGCGCCGAATGCGGCATTTCCGTCGAAGAGCTGGCGCCGCGGCTGTTCTCGTTCAATGCGCCGCACGGCGCCTGCCCGACTTGCAACGGCTTGGGCACCACCATGGAGGTCGATCCCGACATGGTCGTGACCAACCCCAGCCTTTCGATCCGCGACGGCGCGTTGGAGGTGTGGGGCGACAACCAGGAAGGCTGGTATTGGGAACAGCTCAAAGCGGTGAGCCGCGCCTACGATTTCTCGCTCGATACGGCCTGGGGCCAGCTCAAAAAAGCGCAGCAGCGGGTGGTGCTCTACGGTTCCGGCGACCGCGAGCTGAAATTCAGCTATGCCAGCGGCAACGGCCGCATGCAGGCGCAATTCACCGGCAAATTCGAAGGCATCATTCCGAATCTGCAGCGCCGCTACGTGCAGACGGATTCGCAATACATCCGCACGTGGATCGAGGGTTTCATGAACAAGAAGCCCTGCGCGGCCTGCAACGGCGCGCGGCTGCGGCCCGAGGCGCTGGCGGTCAAGATCCGGCAGCACAACATCTTCGCTGTCACCCGCATGACGGTGCGCGCCGCCAATGAATTCTTCAACCGCCTCGAGCTGAGCGCGCGCGAGCAGAAGATTGCCCATCAAATTCTCAAGGAAGTGCGCGAACGCCTGGGCTTTCTCGTCAATGTCGGTTTGGACTATCTCACGCTGCATCGCGACGCCGGTTCACTCTCCGGCGGCGAAGCGCAACGCATCCGCCTCGCCACCCAGATCGGCTCGCAACTCGTGGGCGTGCTCTACATTCTCGATGAACCGTCCATCGGTCTGCATCAACGGGACAACCGCAAGCTGATCGACACCCTGGTGCGGCTGCGCAATCTCGGCAACACCGTCATCGTGGTGGAACATGATCATGAAACCATCGAGTCGGCGGACTGGGTGATTGACTTGGGCCCGGGCGCGGGCAAGGAAGGCGGCCGGGTGGTGGCGGCCGGCCCGCCCGCGGCGATCGCGCAGGACACCCGCTCGCTCACCGGCGATTATCTCTCCGGCCGCAAATACATCGCCGTTCCCTTGCAGCGCCGGCCCGGCAACGGCGCATTTTTGGAACTGACGGGCGCGCAGGGCAACAATCTCAAAAACGTTGAAGTCGAATTTCCGCTGGGGCTGTTGACCTGCGTGACCGGCGTTTCCGGCTCGGGGAAATCGACGTTGATCAATGAAACGCTGTATCGCGTGCTGGCGCGCGAGTTGAATCAGGCCAAGCAGCAGCCGCTGCCGTTCCGCGGCATCCGCGGCCTGCAGCATCTTGACAAGGTCATCGACATCGATCAGTCGCCCATCGGCCGCACGCCGCGCAGCAATCCCGCCACTTACACGGGATTGTTCACCGAGATTCGCGATCTCTTCACGCAGACCCAGGAGGCCAAGATTCGCGGCTACAAGCCCGGCCGCTTCAGCTTCAATGTCAAGGGCGGGCGTTGCGAGAACTGCGAGGGCGACGGCATCATCAAAATCGAGATGCACTTTCTGCCGGACGTCTACGTCACCTGCGAAGCTTGCAAGGGCAAGCGTTATAACCGCGAGACGCTCGAAATTAAGTACAAGGGCAAATCCATCGCCGAGGTGCTGGACATGACGGTGGAGGAGGCGCTGGATTTCTTCCAACACATTCCGACGTTGAAACGGCGGCTGCAGACGCTGCACGACGTCGGCCTCGGTTACATTCATCTCGGCCAGCAAGCCACGACGCTCTCCGGCGGGGAGGCCCAGCGTGTCAAGCTGGCCACCGAGCTTTCGCGGGTGGCCACCGGCCGCACCATCTACATTCTTGATGAACCCACCACCGGTTTGCATTTTGAAGATGTCAAAATGCTGCTCAACGTGTTGAACCGTCTGGTGGACATGGGCAACAGCGTGATCGTGATCGAGCATAATCTCGATGTGATCAAGACCGCGGACTACCTCATCGATCTCGGACCGGAGGGGGGCGATAACGGCGGCCGCGTGGTTGCCACCGGCACGCCGGAGCAGGTGGCGCAGGTTGCCGACTCTTACACCGGCGCGTTTCTCGGCAAGATTTTGCGGGAAGGCCGGCGCGAAGCCCGCACGGTCAGTGCGGGGCCGGCACCGGCCAATGGCCGCCGCGCCTATGTACGCACCGGCTCCGCCGAAGAAGTCGGCTGGAAGAAAAGCCGGCGGTCGCGCGTGCAAGTCGCTTTCGCGGAGGATGACGAAGACGAAACGAGCGAAACGCCCCGCAAGAAGAACGGCATGCCGGCCCGCAAGCCGCGCCGCACCACCCGCAGCCGGGAGTGA
- a CDS encoding carbohydrate kinase family protein produces the protein MAENDVLHQHTASALQARKAQPATHRALLGFDGFVDEIVRIVDKREALDRYSPLPSIATLADRVAEAAGKSTNLELVVQQMKLGGNGPIMANALAAFGVAVTYIGNLGYPNVHPVFQELTRRAHVISIAEPGHTDAIEFEDGKLMLGKIASLNDITWENLVARVGQEQLLRYLQESSLLGLVNWTMIPYLSDIWQHFLKDLCPHLTHRPLVFFDLADPAKRLTEDIHAALHLLSRFEQYFHVILGVNEKESYELAEVLGIHVKYQTPEAVEKIAVEMRAKLGIGTVVVHPREYAVAATEDEFARVTGPFTPKPLISTGGGDHFNAGFCLGALLQLPLASCLLTGVATSGFYVRTAQSPAVDQLVEFMQNWPA, from the coding sequence ATGGCAGAGAATGACGTGCTGCACCAGCACACCGCAAGCGCGCTGCAAGCCCGTAAAGCGCAGCCCGCGACGCACCGGGCACTGCTCGGGTTCGATGGCTTCGTCGACGAGATCGTCCGCATTGTTGACAAACGCGAAGCGCTGGACCGCTACTCCCCCCTTCCCAGTATCGCCACCCTGGCCGATCGCGTCGCCGAGGCCGCCGGCAAGAGCACCAATCTCGAACTGGTGGTGCAGCAAATGAAGCTCGGCGGCAACGGCCCGATCATGGCCAATGCCCTGGCCGCTTTCGGGGTGGCGGTGACCTACATCGGCAATCTCGGTTATCCCAACGTCCATCCGGTGTTTCAGGAGCTGACCCGGCGGGCACACGTAATTTCCATTGCCGAACCCGGCCACACCGATGCCATCGAATTCGAAGACGGCAAACTCATGCTGGGCAAGATCGCCTCGCTCAATGACATTACCTGGGAGAATCTGGTCGCGCGCGTCGGGCAGGAACAACTGCTGCGCTACCTGCAGGAATCCAGCCTGCTCGGTTTGGTGAATTGGACCATGATTCCCTACTTGTCGGACATCTGGCAGCATTTTTTGAAGGATCTCTGCCCGCACTTGACGCACCGGCCGCTGGTGTTCTTTGACCTCGCCGATCCCGCCAAACGCCTCACTGAAGACATTCACGCTGCGCTACACCTGCTCTCGCGCTTCGAACAGTATTTTCACGTCATTCTCGGCGTGAACGAGAAGGAGAGCTACGAGCTGGCCGAGGTGCTCGGCATTCACGTGAAATATCAAACGCCGGAAGCCGTGGAAAAAATTGCGGTCGAGATGCGGGCCAAGCTGGGTATCGGCACGGTGGTGGTGCATCCACGGGAATATGCCGTGGCGGCCACCGAAGATGAGTTTGCCCGGGTCACCGGCCCGTTCACGCCGAAACCGTTGATCTCCACCGGCGGCGGTGATCATTTCAATGCCGGCTTTTGCCTGGGCGCGCTGCTGCAATTGCCGCTGGCTTCGTGTTTGTTGACCGGTGTCGCGACGTCGGGTTTCTATGTGCGCACGGCGCAGAGTCCGGCGGTCGACCAGCTTGTAGAGTTCATGCAGAATTGGCCGGCGTGA